A genomic window from Populus alba chromosome 19, ASM523922v2, whole genome shotgun sequence includes:
- the LOC118027742 gene encoding protein PARALOG OF AIPP2 isoform X3, which yields MRRKVRTSAESGTCNVCSAPCSSCMHLNLACMGSKGDEFSDETCRVTASSQYSNNDGDGLVSFKSRAHDSLQHTTSEASNLLSVSSSHDSLSENAESKVNRKSSDADASAESQMCPKMSSGRAVAEDQFSPKAESFPDQKTFSKNNVDSKSEEGHDDNMSCVSRANDASKVVSYYNMNLDMKNCLHSSALEVEGSGKAPFSHKSGSFETPSNDVDACSSSPKVQTKCLSSNSNGKHLDEDPSLHDHGKRFECPTEQVNLSLSKEASANSDCVGNLAAHNIADDNANGKSTLNADSSKVSCKINSKLELEADKDSGDQADEGFKCSDQVEQKEKLNESDELADMQGPMLQSASGDESDESEILEHDVKVCDICGDAGREDFLAICSRCTDGAEHIYCMREMLQKLPEGDWLCEECKLAEEAENQKQDAEEKRMNVASTQSSGKRHAEHMELASAPKRQATESSLASPKSCSPSRIAAVSRDTSFKSLDKGKVKIAHQTSFGNRSNIDIPEIARPSVNGPHVQTPKGALLKSKSFNTLNSKMKVKLVDEVPQKHKGARESSLDMKEGTARMMRKSMSFISASSGRSSTNELKVKMLSSKFSHIQDSRGLKQVKDRDAVDRKKLLRLGRPPGSSMTSSAVVSTPKVDQGFTPRGESVIASSTGNNRELKSAHSNGKLGTLSRSTSNVGCKGADTPVTSVQASSKNGISSNSAEQKLNQISPKDEPSSSSWNAASNATENLQDGLPRSRESSNQGEKARENSLSRLRSAGITGLKNVTCQKCKEICHATENCTVVSPLASGTDVSASRIPREEMSKGRKLKAAIEAVAMLKKPGIYRKKKEIDQSNGLSSSNVDESGEIASQDQRSVLNKMSEGTDEGQANTGDSSSEFCKSTIINNVKQLNEHSNDAVCPFKVGSDSIAPYLGKPVQDSAEKSVLTKMGSDSTSPYLGKPVHASSSEFCKSTNFTNVKQLNEHSNDAVCHFKVGSDSITPYLGKPVHASAEKSVLTKMESDSTAPYLGKLVHASSSEFCKSKNINNVNQLNEHSNEAVCPFKVGSDSIAPYLGRSVHASAEKSVLTKMSAIPEHEYIWQGVFEVHRAEKVIDLYDGIQAHLSTCASPKVLDVVSKFPHKIKLDEVPRISTWPRQFLVTGAKEENIALYFFAKNFESYENYKRLLDNMIKKDLALKGSFEGVEFFIFPSTQLPENSQRWNMLYFLWGVFRGRRSDCSDSFKKLVMPSLNGVPRDKDIPAAVMTSSENLCVPECIVKNTSACDRPCSSDVHLAANAPEKPSVSLNGNSDDKVFNSQTNLEKQDGKIDSRSLTKIRGSSSPWCPEARCSSPSPEEVGPPRCSLDVDPKPCTEVTRTNSVSDVKEIQIHEGASCLGEDMPSFKIFGVGSQNSGCRRIFGEDKIVDRTFSDKDNIIVERDLNEDNVNMDVETFSGKGPRKRPFLYLSDTAPLISSSMTHKAPWNKEDNNNNTLVDGESISKKLKTGFSGLHGGSGSRDEISLSGSFASQTCDLGSSSSVEERSYDKASAEKVILEDLGTSERHFFPVDSHHVKDSQLPAISMPWNTSNDEDQVHDGIPNLELALGAETKSPNKGILPFFGMAEKNHIQNKPPDKVMNKEEDDDGVSASLSLSLSFPFPDKEQTVKPVSKPEQLVPERCHVNTSLLLFRGLPDI from the exons ATGAGACGGAAAGTTCGTACCAGTGCTGAGTCTGGGACCTGTAATGTGTGCTCTGCTCCCTGTTCATCTTGTATGCATCTTAACCTAGCCTGTATGGGATCAAAGGGTGATGAGTTTTCTGATGAAACCTGTCGTGTAACTGCATCAAGTCAGTATTCTAATAATGATGGTGATGGTTTAGTCTCGTTTAAAAGTAGAGCACATGACAGCTTACAGCATACCACCAGTGAAGCAAGCAACCTGCTCAGTGTCAGTTCAAGTCATGATTCTCTGTCTGAAAATGCAGAAAGTAAAGTAAACAGAAAGTCATCTGATGCTGATGCGTCAGCTGAGTCTCAGATGTGTCCGAAGATGTCCTCTGGTAGAGCTGTTGCAGAGGATCAGTTTTCTCCAAAAGCAGAGAGTTTTCCAGATCAGAAAACTTTCTCAAAGAACAATGTGGATTCTAAATCTGAAGAGGGCCATGATGATAACATGTCATGTGTTAGTAGAGCTAATGATGCAAGCAAAGTGGTTAGTTATTATAACATGAATTTAGACATGAAAAATTGTTTGCACAGTTCAGCTTTAGAAGTGGAAGGATCTGGAAAGGCACCATTTTCTCATAAATCAGGTTCATTTGAGACTCCTTCAAATGATGTTGATGCATGCAGTAGCTCACCAAAGGTCCAGACTAAGTGCCTTTCCTCTAATTCAAATGGTAAACATTTAGATGAAGATCCATCTTTACATGACCATGGAAAACGGTTTGAATGTCCAACAGAACAAGTCAATCTGTCATTGTCAAAAGAAGCATCAGCTAATAGTGATTGTGTTGGCAACTTGGCTGCACACAACATTGCTGATGACAATGCAAATGGTAAAAGTACCCTCAATGCAGATAGTTCCAAGGTTTCAtgtaaaatcaattcaaaattagaaTTAGAGGCAGACAAAGATAGCGGGGACCAAGCAGATGAGGGTTTTAAATGTTCTGACCAAGTTGAACAAAAAGAGAAGTTGAATGAGTCAGATGAGTTAGCAGATATGCAGGGGCCTATGTTGCAATCTGCATCTGGGGATGAGAGTGACGAGTCTGAAATTCTGGAACATGAT GTAAAAGTGTGTGATATTTGCGGGGATGCAGGTCGGGAGGATTTTCTTGCTATATGTAGTAGGTGCACAGATGGTGCAGAACACAT CTATTGTATGCGAGAGATGCTTCAGAAACTTCCTGAAGGTGACTGGTTGTGTGAAGAATGCAAGTTGGCTGAGGAAGCTGAAAATCAAAAGCAAG aTGCTGAGGAAAAAAGGATGAATGTAGCAAGTACTCAGAGCTCTGGCAAGAGACATGCAGAACATATGGAGCTGGCTTCAGCACCCAAAAGGCAGGCAACTGAATCAAGTTTGGCATCACCCAAGTCATGCAGTCCTAGCAGAATAGCTGCAGTGTCTCGGGATACTTCATTCAAGAGCTTAGATAAGGGAAAAGTGAAGATAGCTCATCAAACATCTTTTGGCAATCGCTCCAATATTGATATTCCGGAAATTGCACGCCCTTCTGTGAATGGTCCACATGTTCAAACTCCCAAGG GGGCCTTATTGAAGTCCAAATCGTTCAACACCTTAAATTCCAAAATGAAAGTGAAACTTGTTGATGAAGTTCCTCAAAAACATAAGGGCGCTAGAGAGAGTTCTCTTGATATGAAGGAGGGGACTGCTAGAATGATGAGGAAAAGTATGTCATTTATATCTGCAAGCTCAGGCCGATCCAGCACTAATGAGTTGAAAGTTAAAATGCTTTCATCCAAATTCTCTCACATTCAAGATTCAAGAGGATTGAAACAAGTGAAAGACCGGGATGCtgttgatagaaaaaaattgttgagaTTGGGTCGCCCTCCAGGTAGTTCAATGACAAGTAGTGCTGTTGTTTCAACACCTAAGGTCGATCAAGGGTTCACTCCTCGTGGTGAAAGTGTCATAGCATCATCCACAGGCAACAACAGAGAGTTGAAGTCCGCACATTCTAATGGAAAATTGGGTACCCTATCAAGATCAACTAGCAATGTAGGTTGTAAAGGTGCAGATACTCCAGTTACTTCAG TTCAAGCCTCATCTAAAAATGGAATAAGCAGTAATTCTGCGGAACAAAAATTGAACCAAATTAGCCCCAAGGATGAACCCTCATCCAGTTCTTGGAATGCTGCCAGTAATGCTACTGAAAATTTGCAAGATGGCCTGCCTCGATCTCGGGAATCATCAAATCAAGGTGAAAAGGCTAGGGAAAATTCTCTCAGTCGCTTGAGATCTGCTGGTATAACTGGGTTGAAAAATGTCACTTGTCAAAAGTGCAAGGAAATTTGTCATGCTACAGAAAATTGCACTGTTGTTAGTCCTTTGGCTTCTGGTACTGATGTATCTGCTTCTAGAATTCCTAGAGAGGAGATGAGCAAAGGTAGAAAATTGAAAGCTGCAATTGAGGCTGTTGCTATGCTTAAGAAGCCTGGAATAtacagaaagaagaaagaaattgatcAATCCAATGGGTTGTCCTCATCAAATGTGGATGAAAGTGGCGAGATAGCTTCTCAAGATCAGCGCTCAGTTTTAAATAAGATGAGTGAAGGAACAGATGAAGGGCAAGCAAATACCGGTGATTCTTCCTCTGAGTTTTGCAAATCGACAATTATTAATAATGTGAAGCAGCTTAATGAGCACTCCAATGATGCTGTTTGTCCTTTCAAGGTGGGGTCAGATTCTATCGCCCCTTATTTGGGAAAGCCTGTTCaagattcagcagaaaagtctGTCCTTACAAAGATGGGGTCAGACTCCACTTCCCCTTACTTGGGAAAGCCTGTTCATGCTTCGTCCTCTGAGTTCTGCAAATCAACAAATTTTACTAATGTGAAGCAGCTTAATGAGCACTCCAATGATGCTGTTTGTCATTTCAAGGTGGGGTCAGATTCTATCACCCCTTATTTGGGAAAGCCTGTTCATGCTTCAGCAGAAAAGTCTGTCCTTACAAAGATGGAGTCAGATTCTACTGCCCCTTACTTGGGAAAGCTTGTTCATGCTTCTTCCTCTGAGTTCtgcaaatcaaaaaatattaataatgtgAATCAGCTTAATGAGCACTCCAATGAAGCTGTTTGTCCTTTCAAGGTGGGGTCAGATTCCATTGCCCCTTATTTGGGAAGGTCTGTTCATGCTTCAGCAGAGAAGTCTGTCCTTACAAAGATGTCAGCTATCCCAGAGCATGAATATATCTGGCA GGGGGTGTTTGAAGTGCATAGAGCTGAAAAGGTTATTGACTTATATGATGGAATTCAAGCACATCTATCTACCTGTGCATCTCCTAAAGTCCTTGATGTGGTTAGCAAATTCCCCCATAAAATTAAGTTGGATGAAGTACCTCGCATAAGCACATGGCCGAGACAATTCCTTGTCACTGGTGCCAAAGAGGAAAATATTGCTCTTTACTTCTTTGCAAAGAATTTTGAAAG TTATGAGAACTACAAGAGATTGTTAGACAACATGATTAAAAAGGATTTGGCCCTCAAAGGATCATTTGAAGGTGTTGAATTCTTCATATTCCCATCCACACAGCTTCCAGAGAACTCACAGC GCTGGAACATGTTATATTTCTTGTGGGGAGTGTTCAGGGGAAGGAGATCTGATTGTTCAGATTCATTCAAGAAGTTAGTTATGCCCAGTTTGAATGGGGTGCCCAGGGACAAAGACATTCCCGCTGCAGTCATGACTTCATCTGAGAATCTCTGTGTGCCTGAATGTATAGTTAAAAATACATCTGCATGTGACCGTCCATGTTCTTCTGATGTGCATCTTGCAGCAAATGCTCCTGAGAAACCAAGTGTTTCCTTAAATGGGAACTCTGATGACAAAGTATTTAATTCACAGACCAACCTAGAGAAGCAAGATGGTAAAATTGACTCCAGATCGTTGACAAAGATTCGAGGAAGCAGTAGCCCATGGTGCCCAGAAGCTAGATGCAGCAGTCCTTCCccg GAAGAAGTTGGTCCACCTAGGTGCAGTCTGGATGTGGACCCGAAACCCTGTACTGAGGTAACTCGGACTAATTCTGTCTCTGATGTGAAGGAGATACAAATTCATGAAGGTGCTTCATGTCTTGGAGAAGATATGCCATCCTTCAAGATTTTTGGTGTTGGTAGTCAAAATTCAGGCTGCAGGAGGATTTTTGGTGAGGATAAAATAGTTGATAGAACATTCAGTGACAAAGATAATATTATAGTTGAAAGGGACTTGAATGAAGATAACGTGAATATGGATGTGGAGACTTTCTCAGGGAAAGGTCCAAGGAAACGACCATTTTTGTATTTGTCAGATACTGCACCACTGATTTCGAGTAGCATGACTCATAAGGCTCCGTGGAATAaggaagataataataataatacattggTGGATGGAGAGAGCATCAGTAAGAAGCTGAAGACGGGTTTTAGTGGGCTACATGGGGGTAGTGGTTCAAGAGATGAAATTTCTTTGAGCGGTAGTTTTGCTTCACAGACATGTGATTTGGGTTCCAGCTCCTCCGTTGAGGAGAGGAGCTATGACAAAGCATCTGCTGAAAAAGTTATCTTGGAGGACCTGGGAACTAGTGAAAGGCACTTCTTTCCCGTGGATTCACATCATGTCAAGGATAGTCAGTTGCCTGCTATCTCCATGCCCTGGAACACATCAAATGATGAGGATCAAGTTCACGATGGGATTCCAAATCTTGAGCTTGCCTTAGGAGCCGAGACAAAATCCCCAAACAAGGGAATCCTGCCTTTCTTTGGAATGgctgaaaaaaatcatatccagAACAAGCCTCCAGACAAGGTAATGAacaaggaagaagatgatgatggtgtCTCTGCTTCCCTTTCCCTCTCCCTCTCATTCCCATTCCCAGACAAGGAACAAACGGTAAAACCTGTTTCAAAACCTGAGCAACTTGTGCCTGAAAGGTGTCATGTGAATACTTCACTGCTCCTCTTTAGGGGCCTTCCAGATATCTAG
- the LOC118027742 gene encoding protein PARALOG OF AIPP2 isoform X2, whose product MESSQVEKGLGQPSMRRKVRTSAESGTCNVCSAPCSSCMHLNLACMGSKGDEFSDETCRVTASSQYSNNDGDGLVSFKSRAHDSLQHTTSEASNLLSVSSSHDSLSENAESKVNRKSSDADASAESQMCPKMSSGRAVAEDQFSPKAESFPDQKTFSKNNVDSKSEEGHDDNMSCVSRANDASKVVSYYNMNLDMKNCLHSSALEVEGSGKAPFSHKSGSFETPSNDVDACSSSPKVQTKCLSSNSNGKHLDEDPSLHDHGKRFECPTEQVNLSLSKEASANSDCVGNLAAHNIADDNANGKSTLNADSSKVSCKINSKLELEADKDSGDQADEGFKCSDQVEQKEKLNESDELADMQGPMLQSASGDESDESEILEHDVKVCDICGDAGREDFLAICSRCTDGAEHIYCMREMLQKLPEGDWLCEECKLAEEAENQKQDAEEKRMNVASTQSSGKRHAEHMELASAPKRQATESSLASPKSCSPSRIAAVSRDTSFKSLDKGKVKIAHQTSFGNRSNIDIPEIARPSVNGPHVQTPKGALLKSKSFNTLNSKMKVKLVDEVPQKHKGARESSLDMKEGTARMMRKSMSFISASSGRSSTNELKVKMLSSKFSHIQDSRGLKQVKDRDAVDRKKLLRLGRPPGSSMTSSAVVSTPKVDQGFTPRGESVIASSTGNNRELKSAHSNGKLGTLSRSTSNVGCKGADTPVTSVQASSKNGISSNSAEQKLNQISPKDEPSSSSWNAASNATENLQDGLPRSRESSNQGEKARENSLSRLRSAGITGLKNVTCQKCKEICHATENCTVVSPLASGTDVSASRIPREEMSKGRKLKAAIEAVAMLKKPGIYRKKKEIDQSNGLSSSNVDESGEIASQDQRSVLNKMSEGTDEGQANTGDSSSEFCKSTIINNVKQLNEHSNDAVCPFKVGSDSIAPYLGKPVQDSAEKSVLTKMGSDSTSPYLGKPVHASSSEFCKSTNFTNVKQLNEHSNDAVCHFKVGSDSITPYLGKPVHASAEKSVLTKMESDSTAPYLGKLVHASSSEFCKSKNINNVNQLNEHSNEAVCPFKVGSDSIAPYLGRSVHASAEKSVLTKMSAIPEHEYIWQGVFEVHRAEKVIDLYDGIQAHLSTCASPKVLDVVSKFPHKIKLDEVPRISTWPRQFLVTGAKEENIALYFFAKNFESYENYKRLLDNMIKKDLALKGSFEGVEFFIFPSTQLPENSQRWNMLYFLWGVFRGRRSDCSDSFKKLVMPSLNGVPRDKDIPAAVMTSSENLCVPECIVKNTSACDRPCSSDVHLAANAPEKPSVSLNGNSDDKVFNSQTNLEKQDGKIDSRSLTKIRGSSSPWCPEARCSSPSPEEVGPPRCSLDVDPKPCTEVTRTNSVSDVKEIQIHEGASCLGEDMPSFKIFGVGSQNSGCRRIFGEDKIVDRTFSDKDNIIVERDLNEDNVNMDVETFSGKGPRKRPFLYLSDTAPLISSSMTHKAPWNKEDNNNNTLVDGESISKKLKTGFSGLHGGSGSRDEISLSGSFASQTCDLGSSSSVEERSYDKASAEKVILEDLGTSERHFFPVDSHHVKDSQLPAISMPWNTSNDEDQVHDGIPNLELALGAETKSPNKGILPFFGMAEKNHIQNKPPDKVMNKEEDDDGVSASLSLSLSFPFPDKEQTVKPVSKPEQLVPERCHVNTSLLLFRGLPDI is encoded by the exons ATG GAATCATCACAGGTTGAAAAAGGATTAGGCCAACCTTCCATGAGACGGAAAGTTCGTACCAGTGCTGAGTCTGGGACCTGTAATGTGTGCTCTGCTCCCTGTTCATCTTGTATGCATCTTAACCTAGCCTGTATGGGATCAAAGGGTGATGAGTTTTCTGATGAAACCTGTCGTGTAACTGCATCAAGTCAGTATTCTAATAATGATGGTGATGGTTTAGTCTCGTTTAAAAGTAGAGCACATGACAGCTTACAGCATACCACCAGTGAAGCAAGCAACCTGCTCAGTGTCAGTTCAAGTCATGATTCTCTGTCTGAAAATGCAGAAAGTAAAGTAAACAGAAAGTCATCTGATGCTGATGCGTCAGCTGAGTCTCAGATGTGTCCGAAGATGTCCTCTGGTAGAGCTGTTGCAGAGGATCAGTTTTCTCCAAAAGCAGAGAGTTTTCCAGATCAGAAAACTTTCTCAAAGAACAATGTGGATTCTAAATCTGAAGAGGGCCATGATGATAACATGTCATGTGTTAGTAGAGCTAATGATGCAAGCAAAGTGGTTAGTTATTATAACATGAATTTAGACATGAAAAATTGTTTGCACAGTTCAGCTTTAGAAGTGGAAGGATCTGGAAAGGCACCATTTTCTCATAAATCAGGTTCATTTGAGACTCCTTCAAATGATGTTGATGCATGCAGTAGCTCACCAAAGGTCCAGACTAAGTGCCTTTCCTCTAATTCAAATGGTAAACATTTAGATGAAGATCCATCTTTACATGACCATGGAAAACGGTTTGAATGTCCAACAGAACAAGTCAATCTGTCATTGTCAAAAGAAGCATCAGCTAATAGTGATTGTGTTGGCAACTTGGCTGCACACAACATTGCTGATGACAATGCAAATGGTAAAAGTACCCTCAATGCAGATAGTTCCAAGGTTTCAtgtaaaatcaattcaaaattagaaTTAGAGGCAGACAAAGATAGCGGGGACCAAGCAGATGAGGGTTTTAAATGTTCTGACCAAGTTGAACAAAAAGAGAAGTTGAATGAGTCAGATGAGTTAGCAGATATGCAGGGGCCTATGTTGCAATCTGCATCTGGGGATGAGAGTGACGAGTCTGAAATTCTGGAACATGAT GTAAAAGTGTGTGATATTTGCGGGGATGCAGGTCGGGAGGATTTTCTTGCTATATGTAGTAGGTGCACAGATGGTGCAGAACACAT CTATTGTATGCGAGAGATGCTTCAGAAACTTCCTGAAGGTGACTGGTTGTGTGAAGAATGCAAGTTGGCTGAGGAAGCTGAAAATCAAAAGCAAG aTGCTGAGGAAAAAAGGATGAATGTAGCAAGTACTCAGAGCTCTGGCAAGAGACATGCAGAACATATGGAGCTGGCTTCAGCACCCAAAAGGCAGGCAACTGAATCAAGTTTGGCATCACCCAAGTCATGCAGTCCTAGCAGAATAGCTGCAGTGTCTCGGGATACTTCATTCAAGAGCTTAGATAAGGGAAAAGTGAAGATAGCTCATCAAACATCTTTTGGCAATCGCTCCAATATTGATATTCCGGAAATTGCACGCCCTTCTGTGAATGGTCCACATGTTCAAACTCCCAAGG GGGCCTTATTGAAGTCCAAATCGTTCAACACCTTAAATTCCAAAATGAAAGTGAAACTTGTTGATGAAGTTCCTCAAAAACATAAGGGCGCTAGAGAGAGTTCTCTTGATATGAAGGAGGGGACTGCTAGAATGATGAGGAAAAGTATGTCATTTATATCTGCAAGCTCAGGCCGATCCAGCACTAATGAGTTGAAAGTTAAAATGCTTTCATCCAAATTCTCTCACATTCAAGATTCAAGAGGATTGAAACAAGTGAAAGACCGGGATGCtgttgatagaaaaaaattgttgagaTTGGGTCGCCCTCCAGGTAGTTCAATGACAAGTAGTGCTGTTGTTTCAACACCTAAGGTCGATCAAGGGTTCACTCCTCGTGGTGAAAGTGTCATAGCATCATCCACAGGCAACAACAGAGAGTTGAAGTCCGCACATTCTAATGGAAAATTGGGTACCCTATCAAGATCAACTAGCAATGTAGGTTGTAAAGGTGCAGATACTCCAGTTACTTCAG TTCAAGCCTCATCTAAAAATGGAATAAGCAGTAATTCTGCGGAACAAAAATTGAACCAAATTAGCCCCAAGGATGAACCCTCATCCAGTTCTTGGAATGCTGCCAGTAATGCTACTGAAAATTTGCAAGATGGCCTGCCTCGATCTCGGGAATCATCAAATCAAGGTGAAAAGGCTAGGGAAAATTCTCTCAGTCGCTTGAGATCTGCTGGTATAACTGGGTTGAAAAATGTCACTTGTCAAAAGTGCAAGGAAATTTGTCATGCTACAGAAAATTGCACTGTTGTTAGTCCTTTGGCTTCTGGTACTGATGTATCTGCTTCTAGAATTCCTAGAGAGGAGATGAGCAAAGGTAGAAAATTGAAAGCTGCAATTGAGGCTGTTGCTATGCTTAAGAAGCCTGGAATAtacagaaagaagaaagaaattgatcAATCCAATGGGTTGTCCTCATCAAATGTGGATGAAAGTGGCGAGATAGCTTCTCAAGATCAGCGCTCAGTTTTAAATAAGATGAGTGAAGGAACAGATGAAGGGCAAGCAAATACCGGTGATTCTTCCTCTGAGTTTTGCAAATCGACAATTATTAATAATGTGAAGCAGCTTAATGAGCACTCCAATGATGCTGTTTGTCCTTTCAAGGTGGGGTCAGATTCTATCGCCCCTTATTTGGGAAAGCCTGTTCaagattcagcagaaaagtctGTCCTTACAAAGATGGGGTCAGACTCCACTTCCCCTTACTTGGGAAAGCCTGTTCATGCTTCGTCCTCTGAGTTCTGCAAATCAACAAATTTTACTAATGTGAAGCAGCTTAATGAGCACTCCAATGATGCTGTTTGTCATTTCAAGGTGGGGTCAGATTCTATCACCCCTTATTTGGGAAAGCCTGTTCATGCTTCAGCAGAAAAGTCTGTCCTTACAAAGATGGAGTCAGATTCTACTGCCCCTTACTTGGGAAAGCTTGTTCATGCTTCTTCCTCTGAGTTCtgcaaatcaaaaaatattaataatgtgAATCAGCTTAATGAGCACTCCAATGAAGCTGTTTGTCCTTTCAAGGTGGGGTCAGATTCCATTGCCCCTTATTTGGGAAGGTCTGTTCATGCTTCAGCAGAGAAGTCTGTCCTTACAAAGATGTCAGCTATCCCAGAGCATGAATATATCTGGCA GGGGGTGTTTGAAGTGCATAGAGCTGAAAAGGTTATTGACTTATATGATGGAATTCAAGCACATCTATCTACCTGTGCATCTCCTAAAGTCCTTGATGTGGTTAGCAAATTCCCCCATAAAATTAAGTTGGATGAAGTACCTCGCATAAGCACATGGCCGAGACAATTCCTTGTCACTGGTGCCAAAGAGGAAAATATTGCTCTTTACTTCTTTGCAAAGAATTTTGAAAG TTATGAGAACTACAAGAGATTGTTAGACAACATGATTAAAAAGGATTTGGCCCTCAAAGGATCATTTGAAGGTGTTGAATTCTTCATATTCCCATCCACACAGCTTCCAGAGAACTCACAGC GCTGGAACATGTTATATTTCTTGTGGGGAGTGTTCAGGGGAAGGAGATCTGATTGTTCAGATTCATTCAAGAAGTTAGTTATGCCCAGTTTGAATGGGGTGCCCAGGGACAAAGACATTCCCGCTGCAGTCATGACTTCATCTGAGAATCTCTGTGTGCCTGAATGTATAGTTAAAAATACATCTGCATGTGACCGTCCATGTTCTTCTGATGTGCATCTTGCAGCAAATGCTCCTGAGAAACCAAGTGTTTCCTTAAATGGGAACTCTGATGACAAAGTATTTAATTCACAGACCAACCTAGAGAAGCAAGATGGTAAAATTGACTCCAGATCGTTGACAAAGATTCGAGGAAGCAGTAGCCCATGGTGCCCAGAAGCTAGATGCAGCAGTCCTTCCccg GAAGAAGTTGGTCCACCTAGGTGCAGTCTGGATGTGGACCCGAAACCCTGTACTGAGGTAACTCGGACTAATTCTGTCTCTGATGTGAAGGAGATACAAATTCATGAAGGTGCTTCATGTCTTGGAGAAGATATGCCATCCTTCAAGATTTTTGGTGTTGGTAGTCAAAATTCAGGCTGCAGGAGGATTTTTGGTGAGGATAAAATAGTTGATAGAACATTCAGTGACAAAGATAATATTATAGTTGAAAGGGACTTGAATGAAGATAACGTGAATATGGATGTGGAGACTTTCTCAGGGAAAGGTCCAAGGAAACGACCATTTTTGTATTTGTCAGATACTGCACCACTGATTTCGAGTAGCATGACTCATAAGGCTCCGTGGAATAaggaagataataataataatacattggTGGATGGAGAGAGCATCAGTAAGAAGCTGAAGACGGGTTTTAGTGGGCTACATGGGGGTAGTGGTTCAAGAGATGAAATTTCTTTGAGCGGTAGTTTTGCTTCACAGACATGTGATTTGGGTTCCAGCTCCTCCGTTGAGGAGAGGAGCTATGACAAAGCATCTGCTGAAAAAGTTATCTTGGAGGACCTGGGAACTAGTGAAAGGCACTTCTTTCCCGTGGATTCACATCATGTCAAGGATAGTCAGTTGCCTGCTATCTCCATGCCCTGGAACACATCAAATGATGAGGATCAAGTTCACGATGGGATTCCAAATCTTGAGCTTGCCTTAGGAGCCGAGACAAAATCCCCAAACAAGGGAATCCTGCCTTTCTTTGGAATGgctgaaaaaaatcatatccagAACAAGCCTCCAGACAAGGTAATGAacaaggaagaagatgatgatggtgtCTCTGCTTCCCTTTCCCTCTCCCTCTCATTCCCATTCCCAGACAAGGAACAAACGGTAAAACCTGTTTCAAAACCTGAGCAACTTGTGCCTGAAAGGTGTCATGTGAATACTTCACTGCTCCTCTTTAGGGGCCTTCCAGATATCTAG